The following are encoded in a window of Rubellicoccus peritrichatus genomic DNA:
- a CDS encoding DUF6288 domain-containing protein: protein MYIAKSYSNYFVMHELLMKRWPIFLLLIFVLGASRAQAVSNHPFQVGPTGFTADWDSGDDYVTVTDVRGGGPADGFIEVGDKIWAVNGTSLADSYFTNIDSGRHHDPRVALGNAITDSEAGDGQIVFDVERGGSREDRTVQLAITNTAYSATWPKSCPKSDLIIQKTGDKYVAMINDWLTWKSGGHMSSFIALFLLSTGEEEHLDAVRTLMDSLDVQEVRTGANNSRTNNWYSSLQNIALAEYCIRTGDTRVLPNLQNFVNKAFATESVGGWGHGWSVGQTGYVQADYVGSGLVNAVGGQVFVGVALARECGVDMTDADFEKSLRYYYQTAGVGAPIYGDHRYSEGGAVNGKLSLIGAGLSMLNEPYASAAKMIGAMDGYNADNFEGGHSGNFGNVLWRSITSGLNGDDDSYRYMMDTMRWYFELCRDYDGTFTLLPAFSSTRYSNNSWGAMVGLNYTAARNQLRMTGAPPTVHSVIRHVPEVIPKHHEYFLITHAEGYTDADYGDWMGEWKTNSSLDDIRKHMRHWHPKVRYHASMAIGHRATDANLDPVNFDGDPDNDLTDPAVDLVIEAMESDDARVRTAGLKGITGLAPFFLSDFEDFDYDSDDYRRMAPYVLDILRDPDSDHWELDAATWAMNKMPTDIVRDNVDALLPLLEYEYVWFVRVGAFRALSRLSGPDLAPHFMALLDCYVMETSNTARNAMYGNVQDDINNVRDHISDAQFQQILDILGDDVSGGVYPRDQGYQGAGGHVYESQTMDILTETFTVEELGTIADDINSVLSRFSNGRLQGLSGQQTFFNKVARWHEYYDLSRGTPEEISKFLPGFKALLLRGENDIVTWDDRYGEAEYFFEFIIDELNEYESANGLVQPYRSYDFTADPAMVLGPDPAPFPDHEDQGIHYKLENGSGTVVQNHGMNGFSADAEMTDPAGWSSEGIAPFSNYSLDANKAWVFADNPHLVDRETSSRIEERIRDGSYITSAWIRLNDTLPDEDAHYVVLSALYDFDFGVRRLDVGGEWKNTLFFTSADWGNAIYAMNDSNGRSDIFLNEGTDYFIMFERRRNGDGDDKTLLHLYEPTQNIWLTSNGDHTLGNKDLDTRSFHVGIGSIDSDVLDPATRFPGLIDSVQMWSHVNKVNPQTFAGRLTLARQNGIKQITEQPGVYQEAVNVDGTSALIHNHLVKTGPIGSVLTIYYGDEDGGMDPANWDHSHTFPASDSLDPLEYVIEGLAPDGVYYTRAYVQNPVGAMLEYWTPEPLVITTLTAAGDTEDPVAHAGSNVVVIDDDRSGTATVTLDGSASTDNIAIETYTWTDQSNNVLSTGSDYIQTVELTPGFYIITLTTTDFQGNSSQSQFEVDVFEGVDDTAPTADAGVDQQLVDYDQDGFCMVEFDGSGSGGNGVTPANYTWEIEGNVVATGENPYVTLPVGNHFVVMTVEGPGGAYNQDSFEVEIISADEAMLTWAQLDRLDNHVIIAAQDFNGMGEGLVKGSGERRYTESSAPNREVPFWPFIADIEEDRDSVKAGVTELNDPLGQEAFIVDTRGSGLSISSWWYYSDPIDVSAYSNCRIAAEMQLYVGNYSRSSFYRSKIHMELENGDIEVQELFFKTDFASTGPFIRTYDIPSDVKYVWIEVSGRSLSRWMGVDNIIVVGQVPEPATVVVQNPDQINPTTARVKGNVIDNGRENPRIKVYYGSEDRGETTVGWDGVADLGTRGGSFTTTLTGLSELTTYYYRVHAENAAGETFSPTAASFRTASTTPIDPPSFTVLPVTDLTTTSATINGRVDDTGGDTPRVRIFFGVQDRGNTTSGWDHEFDLGYVDGDFSQLITGLDPYRAYNYRIYAQNFGNSVWSDLGVFATKNPEDSIYISIQSNVDMSAASWDRGSIPGVGDIAIIDDNLRFDFSDGWSFDADNTLLSKQIRIEDSITFNDITLYEGSELQVYASYDTVAFNEIHVLESGKLTYRENRSGAHFTANTMIGDGELIWSKNGGGESQLNVGDMTGFTGLLQIGGLHQSSTPLDLTQDIAIEDASFAMNIVGNGNRFVLSGDIAVTNLTVDKDYFSTGTYTLDTANNPGAIDLSNLNGRDYSPFFENSGGTITVTVAPPAIGLPEITVNEATDITVFTATLNGEVIEAAGQSPRITLFYGLTDQGPTFGWDGQIDLGIHSRDFSHILDALSDNTTYYYRFYVENSAGGFFADTTETFTTLELREPIVEAKPALAILSTTARVQGNITDDGNDPTTVTFYYGNSDGGNVAGNWANAIEIGEHRNGRVSTLLEGLTPNATYYYRIHVSNAGGENWSDTAQQFVAAPDAGLVYLHRFNNESRVHMNGITPDYTLGSEVWENDSSGASYFYDDGYIGTNKRRGIWLPFTPVQGKVYTLSADIISDRGNEGIALSYAQYDANNHWNTTSVNSYGTALIKSEGEGRNIITYTGTRSAGASTIPTDYVPDYGYVHVSIVLDATDADSANWTMEFFIDGVSVRDPGMVSDGDFGDIRYIGLSRNTGGGAVRDFSFTARNPSSSPSIVAQATMGITKTTADVHAEVTDTGGETPNVILLLGSADQGETTSGWDASIDLGNQDSIFSVTLTGLDADSTYHYRLYAENSAGSAFSSAMSFTTLAPQPPVVEALSASAVSNGKARFKGSLIDDGNQATEIAIYYGLVDGINDSKKWYHSINLGTQSVGDFSVVLDDLIEGMTYHYRIHATNADGSSWSSTAQSFSVSQPIDLTYLDYFGGANGQALLGESPSLNTDDAVWDNADSSSTAFRADGEVISSQDDTGLWLPLTIRPDYIYTLSAEVECTTGDADSGIAISFAQYNPNDHLNVVDDSDFASIRVPSENNGRVAYVENAFTGTNTTVAAVNVPDAGFVPVKIVLDTRAAVAANWTMEFFVNGVSVSGPVTASSGLYGSLRYVGITKSGGSGTIRDFTLVAKDTGGPEGVIGTGIYGSFDAADSRLVKAFYFGYSPSDSFAKVRFEVKPESGSPVIQLTHERSKEHTGVGVVYEFSTDLREWNLIEDFEIINETTEDTSEGMENVDTLIFKDLDGAFFRARLVPSN, encoded by the coding sequence ATGTATATCGCAAAATCATACAGTAATTACTTTGTAATGCATGAGCTGTTGATGAAGCGTTGGCCAATTTTTCTTTTGCTCATTTTTGTTCTTGGAGCTTCCAGAGCCCAGGCCGTCAGTAACCACCCCTTTCAAGTCGGCCCAACGGGATTTACCGCTGATTGGGACTCCGGCGATGATTACGTTACCGTTACAGATGTCCGTGGCGGCGGCCCAGCCGATGGCTTCATCGAAGTCGGTGACAAAATTTGGGCTGTCAATGGCACCTCGCTTGCAGATAGTTATTTCACAAATATAGACAGTGGCAGACATCACGATCCTCGTGTAGCCTTGGGTAACGCGATAACCGATTCAGAGGCTGGTGATGGTCAAATTGTCTTTGATGTTGAGCGCGGTGGAAGTCGCGAAGATAGAACCGTGCAACTGGCGATAACCAACACCGCTTACAGTGCTACCTGGCCAAAGAGCTGCCCGAAGTCGGATCTTATTATCCAAAAAACAGGGGATAAGTATGTAGCGATGATTAACGACTGGCTGACCTGGAAATCGGGTGGCCATATGTCGTCCTTTATCGCACTTTTTCTGCTCTCAACTGGAGAAGAAGAGCACCTGGATGCGGTTCGGACTTTAATGGATAGCTTAGATGTCCAAGAGGTAAGAACTGGCGCTAATAATAGCCGCACAAATAATTGGTACAGTTCTCTTCAAAACATTGCGTTGGCAGAGTATTGTATCCGGACCGGTGATACGAGAGTCCTTCCGAATTTGCAGAACTTCGTCAATAAAGCCTTCGCAACTGAATCCGTCGGTGGGTGGGGTCATGGCTGGTCGGTCGGGCAAACTGGGTACGTTCAAGCGGACTACGTTGGCAGCGGGCTGGTAAACGCGGTTGGTGGCCAGGTTTTCGTCGGTGTTGCTCTTGCGCGCGAATGTGGAGTCGACATGACCGATGCTGACTTTGAGAAGTCTCTCCGATATTACTATCAGACGGCGGGTGTTGGCGCCCCGATTTATGGTGACCACCGCTATAGTGAAGGAGGAGCCGTTAATGGTAAGCTCTCGTTAATTGGCGCCGGTCTTTCCATGCTGAATGAGCCCTACGCTTCCGCCGCCAAAATGATCGGGGCGATGGATGGCTACAATGCCGACAATTTCGAAGGCGGACACTCAGGAAACTTTGGCAATGTCCTTTGGCGCTCTATCACCAGCGGCCTGAATGGGGATGACGATTCCTATCGCTACATGATGGACACCATGCGTTGGTATTTTGAACTCTGCCGGGACTACGACGGTACGTTCACGTTGCTGCCTGCCTTTAGTTCGACCCGTTACAGTAACAATAGCTGGGGGGCCATGGTGGGGCTCAATTATACCGCAGCTCGCAACCAACTGCGCATGACCGGTGCGCCTCCCACGGTCCACAGTGTTATCCGCCACGTTCCAGAAGTCATTCCCAAACATCACGAGTATTTCCTCATCACTCATGCTGAAGGTTACACCGACGCCGACTATGGAGACTGGATGGGCGAGTGGAAGACCAATAGTTCGCTAGACGACATTCGCAAGCACATGCGCCATTGGCATCCTAAGGTTCGCTATCATGCGTCCATGGCTATTGGTCACCGCGCAACTGATGCCAACCTCGACCCCGTTAATTTCGACGGTGACCCCGACAATGACCTGACCGATCCGGCCGTGGATCTTGTTATCGAAGCCATGGAAAGCGATGATGCCCGCGTCCGCACTGCAGGCCTCAAAGGAATCACCGGGCTGGCGCCTTTTTTTCTCTCAGATTTTGAAGACTTCGATTACGACTCAGATGACTATCGCCGAATGGCGCCATACGTTCTCGATATACTTCGCGACCCTGATTCCGATCACTGGGAGCTGGACGCAGCCACCTGGGCTATGAATAAAATGCCGACAGATATTGTCCGCGACAACGTCGATGCTCTGCTTCCGCTCTTGGAATATGAATACGTCTGGTTTGTGCGAGTTGGCGCTTTTCGGGCGTTAAGCCGACTCTCTGGCCCCGACCTCGCGCCTCACTTCATGGCGCTCCTTGATTGCTACGTGATGGAGACCAGTAACACTGCGCGTAACGCTATGTATGGTAACGTTCAAGATGATATTAATAACGTTCGCGACCACATTAGCGATGCTCAGTTTCAACAAATTCTGGATATCCTGGGCGATGATGTCTCAGGGGGTGTTTATCCTCGAGATCAGGGATATCAGGGTGCTGGTGGCCACGTCTATGAGTCGCAGACGATGGATATCCTCACCGAAACTTTTACGGTGGAAGAGCTGGGCACGATTGCGGATGACATCAACAGCGTCCTCAGTCGATTCAGCAATGGAAGGCTTCAGGGGTTATCTGGGCAGCAAACTTTCTTTAATAAGGTAGCCCGTTGGCATGAATATTACGATCTTTCAAGGGGGACACCAGAGGAGATCAGCAAATTTCTTCCTGGTTTCAAGGCGCTCTTGCTCAGAGGTGAGAACGACATCGTGACTTGGGACGACCGATACGGTGAGGCTGAATATTTCTTTGAGTTTATTATCGACGAGCTCAATGAGTACGAAAGCGCAAATGGGCTCGTGCAACCTTATCGCTCTTATGACTTTACCGCTGATCCGGCTATGGTTCTCGGTCCTGATCCGGCGCCTTTCCCGGATCACGAAGACCAGGGCATACACTATAAACTGGAAAATGGATCGGGCACCGTTGTGCAGAATCACGGCATGAATGGGTTTTCCGCGGATGCGGAAATGACTGATCCGGCTGGATGGTCAAGCGAAGGTATTGCTCCGTTCAGCAATTACAGCCTTGATGCCAATAAGGCTTGGGTATTCGCCGATAATCCGCATTTGGTCGACCGTGAAACATCGAGTCGTATAGAAGAACGTATTCGTGACGGTAGCTATATTACTTCAGCATGGATTCGTCTGAATGATACATTGCCGGACGAAGACGCGCATTACGTAGTATTGTCGGCCCTTTATGATTTCGATTTCGGAGTCCGTCGTTTGGACGTTGGTGGCGAGTGGAAAAACACCCTGTTTTTCACATCTGCCGACTGGGGAAATGCGATCTATGCAATGAACGACTCCAACGGCCGCTCTGACATCTTTCTCAATGAAGGCACGGATTATTTCATCATGTTTGAAAGGCGCAGGAACGGTGACGGAGACGATAAGACACTGCTTCACCTCTATGAACCGACTCAGAATATCTGGCTGACATCAAACGGCGATCACACTCTGGGAAACAAGGATCTGGACACCCGAAGCTTCCACGTCGGCATCGGATCGATTGACAGTGATGTGCTGGATCCCGCGACTCGTTTTCCCGGTTTGATCGATAGTGTGCAAATGTGGTCGCACGTGAACAAAGTGAATCCACAGACCTTTGCCGGGCGGCTTACTCTGGCCCGTCAAAACGGGATTAAACAAATCACCGAACAGCCTGGCGTCTATCAGGAAGCCGTGAATGTCGACGGGACTTCAGCTTTGATTCATAATCACCTGGTTAAAACAGGTCCTATTGGATCGGTCCTTACAATCTACTACGGCGATGAAGACGGAGGAATGGACCCGGCTAACTGGGATCACAGCCATACGTTCCCAGCCAGCGATTCCCTGGACCCGCTCGAATACGTGATCGAAGGCCTGGCGCCGGATGGCGTCTACTACACGCGAGCGTATGTCCAGAATCCGGTTGGCGCCATGCTTGAATATTGGACGCCTGAGCCTCTTGTGATAACGACACTTACTGCGGCGGGCGATACTGAAGATCCCGTGGCGCATGCAGGATCAAATGTAGTGGTGATTGACGATGATCGCAGTGGAACGGCAACCGTTACGCTCGATGGCTCAGCCAGCACGGACAACATCGCGATTGAAACCTACACCTGGACCGATCAAAGCAACAACGTCCTTTCGACTGGATCGGATTATATTCAAACCGTAGAGCTCACCCCAGGTTTCTATATCATTACGCTTACAACGACCGACTTCCAGGGCAATAGTTCGCAGAGCCAGTTTGAAGTCGATGTCTTTGAGGGAGTGGATGACACCGCTCCGACGGCTGACGCAGGCGTCGATCAGCAGCTCGTCGACTACGATCAAGATGGCTTCTGTATGGTGGAGTTCGATGGCAGTGGCAGTGGTGGGAATGGCGTCACCCCGGCAAACTACACTTGGGAAATCGAGGGCAATGTCGTAGCAACGGGCGAGAATCCTTATGTGACGCTGCCAGTGGGAAATCATTTCGTGGTCATGACCGTTGAAGGCCCCGGGGGCGCTTATAATCAAGACTCTTTTGAGGTGGAAATTATCTCTGCTGATGAGGCTATGTTAACATGGGCGCAGCTCGACCGTCTGGATAATCACGTCATTATTGCGGCCCAGGACTTTAACGGCATGGGTGAAGGCCTCGTTAAAGGTTCAGGAGAACGCAGATACACCGAGTCTTCGGCGCCCAATCGTGAAGTTCCTTTCTGGCCATTTATTGCCGACATCGAGGAGGATCGCGATTCGGTAAAGGCTGGCGTCACTGAGTTAAATGATCCGCTGGGACAGGAAGCCTTTATAGTCGATACGCGGGGTAGCGGATTAAGCATCAGCAGTTGGTGGTATTACAGCGACCCAATCGACGTCAGTGCTTATTCGAACTGTCGTATTGCCGCTGAGATGCAACTATACGTCGGCAATTACAGCCGCAGTAGTTTTTATCGCTCGAAAATCCACATGGAGCTGGAAAATGGCGATATTGAGGTGCAGGAGCTGTTCTTTAAAACAGACTTCGCGAGCACTGGCCCGTTCATCCGAACCTACGACATTCCTTCTGATGTTAAATACGTTTGGATTGAGGTAAGTGGCAGAAGCTTGTCCCGATGGATGGGCGTTGATAACATTATTGTGGTTGGACAAGTTCCCGAGCCGGCAACGGTGGTCGTTCAAAACCCGGATCAAATCAACCCGACAACAGCGAGAGTCAAAGGCAACGTCATCGACAACGGCAGAGAGAATCCCAGGATTAAGGTCTACTACGGCTCGGAAGATCGCGGCGAAACGACAGTCGGATGGGATGGCGTAGCCGACTTAGGAACCCGTGGAGGTAGCTTCACCACCACCCTTACCGGTCTTAGCGAGCTGACCACCTACTATTATCGCGTCCATGCCGAAAATGCTGCTGGGGAAACATTCTCGCCCACGGCCGCTTCTTTCCGAACCGCTAGTACGACACCCATTGATCCGCCCAGCTTTACAGTATTACCCGTTACCGATCTCACCACGACCAGCGCGACGATTAACGGTCGAGTGGACGACACGGGTGGCGATACCCCGCGCGTCAGAATCTTCTTTGGTGTGCAGGATAGAGGCAACACGACGAGCGGCTGGGATCACGAGTTCGACCTCGGTTATGTAGACGGCGACTTCAGTCAACTCATCACGGGCTTAGATCCTTATCGCGCTTATAACTATCGCATCTACGCTCAGAATTTTGGGAACAGTGTCTGGTCCGACTTAGGCGTTTTCGCGACCAAGAATCCGGAAGACTCGATCTATATATCGATCCAGAGTAACGTTGATATGAGTGCGGCTTCCTGGGATCGCGGTAGCATCCCAGGCGTAGGCGACATCGCCATTATTGACGATAACCTGCGCTTTGATTTCAGCGATGGATGGAGCTTTGATGCAGATAACACTTTGCTTAGTAAACAAATCAGAATCGAAGACTCGATCACCTTTAATGATATCACGCTCTACGAGGGAAGCGAACTCCAAGTCTACGCTAGCTACGACACCGTGGCCTTCAATGAGATCCATGTTCTGGAATCCGGCAAGCTAACCTATCGCGAAAACCGGAGCGGTGCTCATTTTACCGCCAATACCATGATTGGAGATGGCGAACTGATTTGGTCGAAGAATGGCGGCGGAGAGTCGCAATTAAACGTTGGAGATATGACCGGGTTTACCGGCTTGCTTCAAATTGGTGGATTGCATCAATCCTCTACTCCTCTGGATCTCACCCAAGACATCGCAATCGAAGACGCCTCCTTTGCCATGAACATTGTAGGCAATGGCAACCGATTCGTCCTTAGTGGAGATATTGCCGTGACGAACTTAACCGTTGATAAGGACTACTTTTCCACAGGAACTTATACACTCGATACTGCGAACAACCCTGGCGCGATTGATCTCTCAAATCTGAACGGTCGCGATTACTCACCTTTTTTCGAAAATTCCGGAGGCACCATCACCGTAACCGTCGCACCGCCAGCAATTGGATTGCCTGAAATCACGGTTAACGAAGCAACGGATATTACCGTTTTCACCGCGACGCTCAACGGCGAGGTAATCGAGGCTGCAGGGCAATCGCCTAGGATCACTCTCTTCTACGGTCTGACGGATCAAGGCCCCACCTTTGGTTGGGACGGACAAATTGATCTCGGCATTCATTCCAGAGATTTCTCACACATACTGGACGCGCTGTCCGACAACACGACCTACTACTACCGCTTCTACGTCGAGAATAGTGCGGGCGGATTTTTTGCCGATACCACGGAAACCTTCACGACACTCGAACTGCGTGAACCGATCGTGGAGGCGAAACCAGCCTTAGCGATTCTCTCGACGACTGCAAGGGTTCAGGGCAATATCACAGACGATGGTAATGATCCTACAACTGTCACTTTCTACTACGGAAACAGTGACGGAGGCAACGTGGCTGGAAACTGGGCAAACGCGATCGAGATTGGAGAGCACCGAAACGGTCGTGTAAGCACTCTACTTGAAGGCCTCACGCCAAACGCAACATATTACTATCGAATCCATGTCAGTAACGCTGGTGGCGAAAACTGGAGTGATACTGCCCAGCAATTTGTTGCCGCTCCGGACGCCGGACTCGTCTACTTACATCGTTTCAATAATGAATCACGAGTGCATATGAATGGAATCACTCCCGATTATACTTTGGGCTCTGAGGTTTGGGAAAACGACAGTTCCGGGGCTAGCTATTTCTACGACGATGGCTATATCGGCACCAATAAGCGCAGAGGCATTTGGCTACCATTCACACCTGTTCAGGGGAAAGTCTACACCCTAAGTGCGGATATTATTTCAGACCGAGGAAACGAGGGAATTGCGCTCTCATATGCCCAATACGATGCCAATAATCATTGGAATACAACGAGTGTAAATTCCTATGGCACGGCTCTCATCAAATCTGAAGGAGAAGGCCGAAACATTATCACCTATACAGGGACAAGAAGCGCAGGAGCATCCACGATTCCGACTGATTATGTTCCCGATTATGGATACGTGCATGTCAGTATCGTGCTCGATGCAACTGATGCCGACTCCGCTAATTGGACCATGGAATTCTTTATTGATGGAGTCTCCGTTCGAGACCCTGGCATGGTTAGCGATGGTGACTTTGGTGATATCCGCTACATTGGACTTTCCAGAAACACAGGAGGGGGTGCGGTTAGAGACTTTAGCTTCACGGCAAGAAATCCTTCTTCCTCGCCGAGCATCGTTGCACAAGCCACGATGGGGATAACGAAGACGACTGCAGATGTTCATGCCGAAGTGACGGACACCGGTGGCGAAACACCGAATGTGATCCTGCTTTTGGGTAGTGCGGATCAAGGCGAAACCACCAGTGGATGGGATGCCTCTATCGATCTTGGTAATCAAGACAGCATCTTTAGTGTTACCCTTACAGGTCTGGATGCGGACAGCACCTATCACTACCGCCTCTACGCGGAAAATAGTGCCGGTAGCGCGTTCAGCTCGGCGATGAGCTTCACCACCCTCGCTCCTCAGCCGCCAGTAGTCGAAGCTCTATCCGCCAGTGCGGTTTCCAATGGCAAGGCTCGTTTTAAGGGTAGCCTCATCGACGACGGCAATCAAGCCACGGAAATTGCTATTTATTACGGTCTGGTCGATGGTATCAATGATTCGAAAAAATGGTATCACTCCATCAATCTTGGGACGCAAAGTGTTGGCGATTTCTCTGTCGTTCTCGACGACTTGATCGAAGGCATGACCTACCACTATCGTATCCACGCAACGAATGCAGACGGCAGCAGCTGGAGCAGCACGGCCCAGTCATTCAGTGTATCACAGCCTATTGACCTCACCTATCTTGACTACTTCGGAGGAGCAAATGGTCAGGCACTCCTCGGAGAATCCCCAAGCCTCAATACTGATGACGCAGTCTGGGACAACGCGGACTCCTCATCCACTGCCTTCCGTGCTGACGGCGAAGTCATCAGCAGCCAGGACGATACGGGTCTTTGGTTGCCTTTAACCATACGACCGGACTACATCTATACTCTCAGTGCCGAGGTGGAATGCACGACGGGCGACGCAGACTCCGGGATCGCCATCAGCTTCGCGCAATACAACCCAAACGATCATCTCAATGTAGTAGACGATTCAGACTTCGCATCGATTCGTGTTCCATCTGAAAACAATGGGCGTGTCGCTTACGTAGAAAATGCCTTCACCGGAACGAACACAACCGTTGCGGCAGTCAACGTCCCCGATGCCGGGTTTGTTCCGGTTAAAATCGTTCTTGATACCAGGGCAGCTGTTGCTGCCAACTGGACGATGGAGTTCTTTGTAAATGGTGTTTCAGTCAGTGGACCAGTCACCGCATCTTCTGGACTTTATGGATCACTGCGCTATGTCGGCATTACCAAATCTGGTGGATCAGGCACGATTCGAGACTTCACATTAGTAGCCAAAGACACCGGCGGCCCAGAGGGCGTCATCGGGACCGGGATCTATGGAAGCTTCGATGCCGCTGACAGTCGATTGGTTA
- a CDS encoding transporter, whose translation MNIFKLRYQLAILTLCFSAQLAHSQNTSTVFSPNVTKGASAIEYRFAYDPDLGDIAQRIHYQYGITDQWRLRGIIQVNNTQNRSLQFQYFRMEALWQFLKAEDYGFDSGLRFEIQIPDRNDYPYRARIAWTGAVDLTDAWELRGNFLLGREFGPDRDSGITPEGRAEVNYSINKYLTGAVDYFADLNTTVDSGSFNEQEHQLGPLLKFKFDKGWKGYAGALFGLSKEAPQVEYRIMMSYNF comes from the coding sequence ATGAATATCTTTAAGTTGCGCTATCAATTGGCCATTTTAACCTTATGTTTCAGTGCCCAATTAGCCCACAGCCAGAACACCAGCACGGTTTTCAGCCCCAATGTAACCAAAGGAGCCAGCGCTATAGAATACAGATTTGCTTATGATCCGGATTTAGGTGACATCGCTCAGAGAATCCACTATCAATATGGAATCACGGACCAATGGCGGCTTCGCGGCATCATTCAAGTTAACAATACCCAGAACCGATCATTACAGTTCCAGTATTTTCGCATGGAGGCGCTATGGCAATTTCTTAAAGCCGAAGACTATGGCTTCGATAGTGGCCTCCGCTTTGAAATACAAATCCCCGACCGCAACGATTATCCATACCGGGCACGGATTGCGTGGACCGGTGCAGTCGACCTCACTGACGCATGGGAACTGCGCGGCAACTTTCTACTCGGACGCGAATTCGGGCCAGACCGAGATTCCGGGATAACTCCCGAGGGCCGGGCAGAAGTCAACTACAGCATCAACAAATATCTTACCGGGGCGGTCGATTACTTCGCCGACCTCAACACGACAGTAGACTCAGGCTCGTTCAATGAACAGGAACATCAGCTTGGACCGCTGCTGAAATTCAAATTTGACAAAGGGTGGAAAGGCTACGCAGGTGCCTTATTCGGATTGTCCAAAGAAGCACCGCAGGTTGAGTATCGAATAATGATGTCCTATAACTTTTAA